A single window of Chitinophaga sp. XS-30 DNA harbors:
- a CDS encoding glycogen synthase: MEILHVSAECYPVAKVGGLGDVVGALPKYQQSAGTIAKVVMPAYNTAFREKHSYEIVHQGGLWLGHDWYHFNVWKESTNALGFDLYQVDIPGLLDTPGVYGYMNDTERFLGFQVAVLDWLNEWQHQPDVVHCHDHHTGLIPFLLRFGYKYSRLKHIATVMTIHNAQYQGQFGWDKLYLIPSFDLWKSGMLDWQGAINPLASAIKCAWKVNTVSPNYMEELFYSANGLEGLLNAERSKATGILNGIDDKVWDPATDEMIATRYGLADVTKGKKANKQHLCKTFELDPSLPLFVFIGRLVGEKGADLLPEIIGRSLYEHPGELNFLILGSGDAHTEWMLQQARQYAGTHFNVFIGYNEALSHQLYAGADFLLMPSRVEPCGLNQLYAMRYGTVPVVRTTGGLKDTVVDFGDPGGFGIRFFHASTGDVCHAIGRALELYRSKVKFSNIKKTIMQLDHSWDKAAQSYIDLYTSLK, translated from the coding sequence ATGGAGATTTTACACGTCAGCGCGGAGTGTTACCCGGTAGCAAAAGTGGGCGGTTTGGGAGATGTGGTGGGTGCTTTGCCTAAATATCAACAGTCGGCCGGAACGATCGCCAAGGTGGTGATGCCGGCCTACAACACTGCTTTCAGGGAAAAGCATTCCTACGAGATCGTGCATCAGGGCGGATTATGGCTGGGACACGACTGGTACCACTTTAATGTCTGGAAGGAAAGTACCAATGCACTGGGATTCGACCTTTACCAGGTGGATATCCCCGGCTTGCTGGACACGCCGGGCGTGTACGGCTATATGAACGATACCGAGCGGTTCCTGGGCTTCCAGGTGGCGGTGCTGGACTGGCTGAACGAATGGCAGCATCAGCCGGATGTGGTCCATTGTCATGATCATCATACCGGCCTGATACCTTTCCTGCTGCGTTTCGGCTATAAGTACAGCCGGCTGAAGCATATCGCTACGGTCATGACCATCCATAATGCCCAATACCAGGGACAGTTTGGATGGGACAAGCTATACCTCATCCCGTCTTTCGACCTCTGGAAAAGCGGGATGCTGGACTGGCAGGGAGCGATCAACCCGCTGGCTTCCGCTATCAAATGCGCCTGGAAGGTGAACACGGTATCGCCGAATTATATGGAAGAGCTGTTCTATTCCGCCAACGGGCTGGAAGGCCTGCTAAACGCCGAGCGAAGCAAGGCTACCGGCATCCTCAACGGTATCGATGACAAGGTGTGGGACCCGGCTACGGACGAGATGATCGCCACCAGGTACGGCCTTGCGGACGTGACCAAAGGCAAAAAGGCCAACAAGCAGCATCTGTGCAAGACCTTTGAGCTGGACCCTTCGCTGCCGTTGTTCGTTTTCATCGGCAGGCTGGTGGGAGAGAAGGGGGCGGACCTCCTGCCCGAGATCATCGGCCGGTCGCTATACGAGCATCCGGGTGAGCTGAATTTCCTCATCCTGGGTAGCGGGGACGCACATACGGAATGGATGCTGCAACAGGCCCGGCAGTATGCCGGTACGCACTTCAACGTCTTTATCGGTTATAATGAAGCGCTTTCGCATCAGCTGTATGCCGGTGCGGATTTTCTGCTGATGCCTTCCAGGGTGGAACCCTGTGGCCTGAACCAGCTGTATGCCATGCGCTACGGGACTGTGCCGGTCGTGCGGACCACCGGCGGGCTGAAAGATACGGTTGTGGATTTCGGTGATCCGGGAGGTTTCGGTATCCGTTTTTTCCACGCATCCACAGGTGATGTGTGCCATGCCATCGGGAGGGCATTGGAATTGTACAGGAGTAAAGTGAAATTTTCAAACATCAAAAAAACAATCATGCAGCTGGATCATTCCTGGGATAAAGCAGCGCAATCATATATTGATCTTTATACCAGCCTAAAGTAA
- a CDS encoding glucose-1-phosphate adenylyltransferase yields the protein MSNAVISIILGGGAGTRLYPLTRSRSKPAVPVAGKYRLVDIPISNCLNADLHRIFVLTQFNSASLNKHIKNTYHFSHFSKAFVDILAAEQTPDNPTWFQGTADAVRQILRHLENFEFDYALILSGDQLYQMDFREMIDHHIAKGADISIATIPVHAREATDFGILKTNEESFITAFIEKPKKELLPEWTSEVSADMHRDGREYLASMGIYIFNKQLLFDLLAGQPEATDFGKELIPNAINQHKVLSFQYEGYWTDIGNISSFFEANLGLTDEIPQFNLFDDSKTIFSRARMLPPAKISGTTLEKTVIADGCIINASRLERCVVGIRTRIGKGTTISNSYLMGNDIYQTLDEINNARSKGRPPIGIGDRCYINNAIIDKNACIGNDVRINGGKHMEDGDFEKYTIKDGIVVVKKGAVLPDGFQCLA from the coding sequence ATGTCTAATGCCGTTATCTCAATCATCCTTGGAGGAGGGGCCGGAACCCGGCTTTATCCGTTGACCCGGAGCCGTTCGAAGCCCGCAGTGCCCGTAGCCGGAAAATACCGCCTGGTGGACATCCCCATTTCCAATTGCCTGAATGCGGATCTGCACCGCATATTCGTGCTGACCCAGTTCAACTCCGCTTCGCTGAACAAACATATCAAGAATACCTACCATTTTTCGCATTTCAGCAAAGCCTTTGTAGACATTCTTGCGGCGGAACAGACGCCGGATAACCCCACCTGGTTCCAGGGTACAGCGGATGCCGTAAGGCAGATCCTGCGCCACCTGGAGAACTTCGAGTTTGACTATGCCCTGATCCTTTCGGGTGACCAGCTGTACCAGATGGATTTTCGCGAGATGATCGATCATCATATCGCCAAAGGCGCAGATATTTCCATCGCTACCATTCCCGTGCATGCCCGGGAAGCAACGGATTTCGGCATCCTGAAAACGAACGAGGAGAGCTTCATCACGGCATTCATCGAGAAACCCAAAAAAGAACTGTTGCCGGAATGGACCTCAGAGGTAAGCGCGGACATGCACCGGGATGGGCGGGAATACCTGGCGTCCATGGGTATCTACATCTTCAATAAACAGCTCCTGTTCGATCTGCTGGCCGGCCAGCCGGAAGCAACGGATTTCGGGAAGGAGCTCATACCCAATGCCATCAACCAGCATAAGGTGCTCAGCTTTCAGTACGAAGGGTACTGGACGGATATCGGGAATATTTCATCGTTCTTTGAAGCCAATCTCGGCCTGACGGATGAGATACCGCAGTTCAACCTTTTCGATGACAGCAAGACCATCTTCTCCCGTGCCCGCATGCTGCCCCCGGCCAAGATCTCCGGGACCACGCTGGAAAAGACCGTCATCGCGGACGGCTGCATCATCAACGCCAGCAGGCTGGAAAGATGCGTGGTGGGTATTCGTACCCGGATCGGCAAAGGCACTACTATCAGTAACAGCTACCTGATGGGGAACGACATCTATCAGACGCTGGACGAGATCAATAATGCCCGCAGCAAAGGCCGTCCGCCTATTGGTATCGGCGACCGCTGCTATATCAATAACGCCATTATCGACAAGAATGCCTGCATCGGCAACGATGTGCGGATCAACGGGGGCAAGCATATGGAAGACGGCGATTTTGAGAAATATACCATAAAAGATGGCATCGTAGTTGTGAAGAAAGGGGCAGTGCTGCCTGACGGGTTCCAGTGCCTGGCCTAG
- a CDS encoding glycoside hydrolase family 130 protein — protein sequence MRLSIERQTTKVTPDLKRVVARFFFNGDARAKGIILKVMEMTDVEVDITITPILREFSKRHRNITRVFERHADKLKNLFLALKIDPESIEMKRRLLIGSFFTNEFSIESAAFFNPSIVEDVDQSGLEEGEKRIILSFRAVGEGHVSSIVFRRATINRNNDITIIPAGNYVDEPDIIRNAEYHKHIFFQNASSIKLPDSVIREVSNGLPDTFVYVELKRVIREMQQRYQVDHLLKRNLERLLWLADSYYEINFSLDTDISDRVIFPYSDAESRGIEDARFVKYTGDKSGVTYYATYTAFDGVTIQPKLLETRDFYHFKIMPLYGEGAQNKNLALFPRKINGKYAMMSRIDGINNYIMYSDKINIWENPVILQTPKYPWEFVQIGNCGSPIETPEGWLVITHGVGPMRTYCLGVTLLDLEDPTKEIGRLKEPLLIPNKDEREGYVPNVLYSCGALIHNDELVIPYGLSDYASTFATVNLAKLLEKIKAG from the coding sequence ATGAGATTGTCCATTGAACGGCAGACGACAAAAGTTACACCCGACCTTAAACGGGTGGTGGCCCGGTTTTTCTTTAACGGGGATGCCCGTGCAAAGGGCATTATCCTGAAAGTAATGGAAATGACGGATGTAGAGGTGGATATAACGATCACGCCCATACTCCGTGAATTCTCCAAGCGCCACCGGAACATTACCCGGGTTTTCGAAAGGCATGCGGACAAACTGAAGAACCTCTTCCTGGCACTGAAGATCGATCCGGAATCCATTGAGATGAAGCGCAGGTTGCTGATCGGTTCTTTTTTTACGAATGAATTTTCCATCGAGTCTGCCGCGTTCTTCAATCCTTCCATTGTGGAGGATGTGGACCAGAGCGGGCTGGAAGAAGGGGAAAAACGCATCATCCTCAGCTTCCGGGCAGTAGGGGAAGGGCACGTATCCTCCATTGTATTCCGCCGCGCTACCATCAACCGGAACAATGATATTACCATCATCCCGGCCGGTAATTATGTAGATGAACCGGATATTATCCGCAACGCAGAATATCACAAGCATATCTTTTTTCAGAACGCCTCCTCCATCAAACTGCCCGATTCCGTGATCCGTGAGGTCAGCAACGGCCTGCCGGATACTTTTGTGTATGTGGAACTGAAACGGGTGATCCGGGAAATGCAGCAACGCTACCAGGTGGACCATCTGTTGAAACGCAACCTGGAACGGTTGCTCTGGCTGGCAGATTCCTATTATGAGATCAATTTTTCGCTGGATACGGATATTTCCGACCGGGTGATCTTTCCATATTCCGATGCCGAAAGCCGCGGGATTGAGGATGCCCGTTTCGTGAAATATACCGGCGACAAAAGCGGGGTGACCTATTATGCCACCTACACCGCTTTTGACGGAGTGACCATTCAGCCGAAATTGCTGGAGACGCGGGACTTTTACCACTTCAAGATCATGCCCCTCTATGGAGAGGGTGCACAGAACAAGAACCTGGCGCTGTTTCCCCGCAAGATCAACGGCAAATATGCCATGATGTCCCGCATAGACGGCATCAATAATTACATCATGTATTCGGACAAGATCAATATCTGGGAGAATCCTGTGATACTGCAAACGCCGAAATATCCCTGGGAATTCGTGCAGATCGGTAACTGCGGCTCACCGATCGAAACGCCGGAAGGATGGCTGGTGATCACCCATGGCGTAGGGCCAATGCGTACTTATTGCCTGGGCGTTACCTTGCTGGACCTGGAAGATCCGACCAAGGAGATCGGCAGGCTGAAGGAGCCGCTGCTGATACCGAACAAGGATGAACGGGAGGGATATGTGCCGAATGTGCTGTATTCCTGCGGTGCGCTGATCCATAATGACGAGCTGGTCATTCCCTATGGTCTTTCTGATTACGCTTCTACCTTCGCTACGGTGAACCTGGCGAAACTGCTGGAAAAGATCAAAGCCGGATAG
- a CDS encoding glycosyltransferase family 4 protein yields the protein MKIAILSPVAWRTPPLHYGPWEQMASNVAEGLESHGHEVTLYATSNSHTHGTLKSLYADGYEEDKNQDAKVMECMHISYLMEQAGDYDIIHNHFDFLPLTYSRLVKTPVVTTIHGFSSQKIIPVYERYNDIGHYVSISNSDRSPHLRYTATVYNGIDPDSFDFCETPEDYLLFFGRMHPDKGPCDAIEIAKANKMRLIMAGIIQDESYYHEKVQPLIDGEQIQYIGPAGPVERNTLLGKAKALLHPVHFDEPFGLSVAEAMMCGTPVIAYRRGSMPELVRDCETGFLASGLKDAIERVDQLHDISRKTCREWAMSQFSMQKMVGDYVKVYEQVLHRS from the coding sequence ATGAAAATAGCGATCCTCTCCCCCGTAGCGTGGCGGACACCACCGCTGCACTACGGCCCCTGGGAGCAAATGGCCTCGAACGTAGCCGAAGGCCTGGAAAGTCACGGCCACGAAGTAACACTCTACGCTACTTCCAACTCACACACGCATGGAACACTTAAATCCCTGTATGCAGACGGGTATGAAGAAGACAAAAACCAGGATGCAAAGGTCATGGAGTGTATGCATATCAGTTACCTCATGGAACAGGCCGGGGACTATGATATTATCCATAATCATTTCGACTTCCTGCCGCTGACCTACTCCAGATTGGTGAAAACGCCGGTGGTAACCACGATCCACGGGTTTTCCTCGCAGAAGATCATTCCGGTGTACGAGCGTTACAATGATATCGGGCATTATGTATCCATCAGCAATTCGGACCGGAGCCCGCACTTACGTTACACGGCAACTGTGTACAACGGCATTGATCCGGACAGCTTCGATTTCTGTGAAACCCCGGAGGACTACCTCCTTTTCTTCGGCCGTATGCATCCGGACAAAGGTCCCTGTGATGCCATCGAGATCGCGAAAGCGAACAAGATGCGCCTCATCATGGCCGGCATCATCCAGGATGAAAGTTATTACCATGAGAAAGTGCAGCCCCTGATCGACGGGGAACAGATACAGTACATTGGCCCGGCCGGGCCGGTGGAACGGAACACGCTCCTTGGCAAAGCGAAAGCCCTGCTGCATCCTGTTCATTTCGATGAACCTTTCGGCCTGAGCGTGGCGGAAGCCATGATGTGCGGCACCCCGGTGATCGCCTACCGCAGAGGCTCCATGCCGGAACTTGTCAGGGATTGTGAAACAGGATTTCTGGCGAGCGGGCTGAAAGATGCGATAGAACGGGTGGATCAGCTGCATGACATCAGCCGGAAGACCTGCCGCGAATGGGCCATGTCTCAATTCAGCATGCAAAAAATGGTCGGTGATTATGTGAAGGTATATGAGCAGGTGCTTCACCGGTCATAA
- a CDS encoding glycosyltransferase family 4 protein, whose protein sequence is MKIAYIASYFPRECGIATFTENLIRAVSQDKEAPEVSVIAMNDDGQTYEYPPEVTFTVRQHHMQDYLAAADHVNNSGVDVVVLQHEFGIFGGESGIYILPFLNRLKVPYIVTFHTILREPSFTQQLIVREIARHAQKVIVMSKLAISFLTNLYEVNEDKMMLIPHGVPDFGNLRIDEKKLPEIMRYRKVLFTFGLLSRNKGIETVIKALPAVISKHPDTLYIVAGKTHPAVLRHAGEEYRNSLSSLISELKLEDHILFVDKFLSEDDLFAYLRHSDIYITPYLSETQITSGTLTYALGAGAAVLSTPYWYAQELLDEGRGKLFGFSQHNELGQIINNLLDDELALEGLRSKAADYGAELQWSRVGARYRNLMRRIHSTPRSAVNNTRLMPDASQMPPLNLSHIKRLTDDTGIVQHAKYGIPNLKEGYCLDDNARALMLMIMAHQMRKTKEAQDLLPIYLSYIHYMQTPDGNFRNFLSFSRQYLDEVGSEDSFGRTIWALGYLIRYAPNNSYREFASELFHRSFQHFAALEHLRGRANAIIGVCHYLNYHPSDEGKFAALNTLIKPIVNAWEQNSHADWKWFEKTMTYDNGILPLALLHAAEVTGNETWKTIGLESLAFLEKVTMSQGYFSPVGNDGWHTEGGECPVFDQQAIETMAMVLLYQQAHALTGNRGYLQRMFTCYKWFLGENTLRISLYDAETHGCCDGLEKDGLNRNQGAESTLAYFISHLAVLKSSEMAVPRQEKAAQTTTLITANMVSKII, encoded by the coding sequence ATGAAGATTGCGTATATAGCCTCGTATTTTCCCCGGGAATGTGGAATTGCAACATTTACCGAAAACCTTATCCGTGCCGTATCTCAGGATAAAGAAGCCCCGGAGGTATCCGTGATCGCGATGAACGATGACGGGCAAACGTATGAGTACCCTCCGGAAGTGACCTTCACCGTCCGTCAGCATCATATGCAGGATTACCTGGCTGCGGCGGATCATGTGAATAACAGCGGCGTGGACGTAGTGGTGCTGCAGCATGAATTTGGCATTTTCGGAGGAGAAAGCGGCATTTATATCCTGCCCTTCCTGAACCGGCTTAAAGTACCTTATATCGTCACTTTCCATACCATATTGCGTGAACCTTCGTTCACACAACAGCTCATCGTGCGCGAGATCGCCAGGCATGCGCAGAAAGTGATCGTTATGAGCAAACTCGCTATCAGCTTCCTGACCAATCTGTATGAGGTGAATGAGGACAAGATGATGCTCATCCCGCATGGCGTACCGGATTTCGGCAATCTTCGCATCGATGAAAAAAAGCTCCCCGAAATCATGCGTTACCGCAAGGTGCTCTTCACTTTCGGGTTACTAAGCCGCAACAAGGGCATAGAGACCGTGATCAAGGCATTGCCCGCTGTGATCTCCAAGCATCCTGATACCCTTTACATCGTGGCAGGAAAAACCCATCCTGCGGTGCTGCGCCATGCCGGCGAAGAATACCGGAACAGCCTGAGCTCACTCATTTCGGAACTGAAGCTGGAGGACCATATCCTGTTCGTGGATAAATTCCTTTCTGAAGATGATCTTTTTGCTTACCTCCGTCACAGCGACATCTATATCACTCCTTATCTGAGCGAGACACAGATCACCAGCGGCACGCTCACTTATGCGCTCGGCGCCGGTGCAGCCGTACTTTCCACTCCTTACTGGTATGCGCAGGAATTGCTGGATGAAGGCCGGGGCAAACTGTTCGGCTTCTCTCAGCACAATGAGCTGGGGCAAATTATCAATAACCTGCTGGACGATGAACTGGCGCTGGAAGGATTGCGCAGCAAAGCGGCGGATTACGGCGCCGAATTGCAGTGGAGCCGGGTTGGCGCCCGATACCGTAACCTGATGCGCAGGATACACAGCACGCCACGTTCCGCGGTAAACAATACCCGCCTCATGCCGGATGCTTCGCAGATGCCGCCGCTCAACCTTTCACATATCAAAAGGCTGACAGACGACACCGGTATTGTGCAACACGCCAAATACGGCATTCCCAACCTGAAGGAGGGGTATTGCCTTGATGATAACGCCCGCGCGCTGATGCTGATGATCATGGCCCACCAGATGCGCAAGACCAAGGAAGCACAGGACCTGCTGCCTATCTACCTGAGTTATATCCATTACATGCAAACACCGGACGGCAATTTCCGGAATTTCCTCAGCTTCAGCCGCCAGTACCTGGATGAAGTCGGGTCCGAAGATTCCTTCGGCCGAACCATATGGGCATTAGGCTACCTCATCCGGTATGCCCCCAACAATTCTTACCGCGAGTTTGCTTCGGAGCTGTTCCATCGCTCTTTCCAGCATTTTGCTGCGCTGGAACACCTCCGGGGCCGAGCCAATGCCATCATCGGCGTTTGCCACTACCTGAACTATCACCCCTCTGATGAAGGGAAATTCGCCGCGCTGAACACGCTGATCAAACCAATCGTCAACGCCTGGGAGCAAAATAGTCATGCAGACTGGAAGTGGTTCGAGAAAACCATGACCTACGATAACGGCATCCTGCCGCTCGCGTTGCTGCATGCAGCGGAAGTGACCGGTAACGAGACCTGGAAAACGATCGGATTGGAGAGCCTGGCCTTCCTCGAAAAGGTCACCATGAGCCAGGGCTATTTCAGTCCCGTTGGCAATGACGGCTGGCACACCGAAGGCGGCGAATGCCCGGTATTTGACCAACAGGCCATTGAGACCATGGCTATGGTGCTGCTCTATCAGCAGGCGCATGCCCTCACCGGCAACCGCGGCTATCTCCAGAGAATGTTCACTTGCTATAAATGGTTCCTCGGCGAGAATACGCTCCGTATCTCCCTGTATGATGCAGAGACACACGGGTGCTGCGACGGGCTGGAAAAAGACGGACTGAACCGTAACCAGGGCGCCGAAAGCACTCTGGCGTATTTCATTTCCCATCTTGCCGTGCTGAAAAGCAGTGAAATGGCCGTGCCCCGCCAGGAAAAAGCAGCCCAGACCACAACCCTCATCACCGCCAATATGGTAAGCAAGATCATTTGA
- the bshC gene encoding bacillithiol biosynthesis cysteine-adding enzyme BshC, whose protein sequence is MINHIQPVVSHHYLPFIDTGYCSPIIADFLTARPPLRPFYEHTAVDPDFGKAIAVKAMQPMRRDLLAEALYQQYGGITLKEEVRANIGLLQATNTFTVCTAHQPNIFTGYLYFVYKILQTIGLSRELQLKYPQHHFVPVYYMGSEDADLEELGSINLEGKKLTWNTKQTGAVGRMETTGLEALIQQVEDSIGYGPFAVELLGMLRKAYLEHSTIQEATLSLVNDLFGQYGLVVLIPDNPLFKQQLIPVMEEELWQQSSAGIVGKTIEKLAENYKVQANPREINLFYLKDDKRERIVRDGELWKILHTSLSFTGDELKKELYEHPERFSPNVILRGLLQETILPNVAFIGGGGEVAYWLELKELFLRHNVPYPVVLLRNSFLWVKREQDERLKKLNISIEALFGDTELLVNRFVFERTNAALVLRDEYAAVEKLYNEMEAKARSIDITLVASVNAERSRAVKSVGKLEHKFLRAEKKKFAWQTDQIRVLKEQLFPAGSLQERKENFMPYYAQYGPLFFEYILKGLKPVTDQFCVIREC, encoded by the coding sequence GTGATCAATCATATACAGCCAGTCGTTAGTCATCATTATTTACCATTTATTGATACAGGTTATTGTAGTCCGATCATTGCGGATTTTCTGACGGCCAGGCCGCCGCTGCGTCCCTTCTATGAACACACGGCCGTAGACCCCGATTTCGGAAAGGCCATTGCGGTGAAGGCGATGCAGCCCATGCGCAGAGACCTCCTGGCGGAAGCTTTGTATCAGCAATACGGTGGAATAACGTTAAAAGAGGAAGTAAGGGCGAATATCGGCCTGTTGCAGGCCACGAATACTTTTACCGTGTGTACGGCACATCAGCCGAACATTTTTACGGGATATCTCTATTTCGTGTACAAGATACTACAAACTATCGGACTTTCCCGGGAACTACAGCTGAAATATCCGCAACACCACTTTGTGCCGGTGTATTACATGGGCAGTGAAGATGCGGACCTGGAGGAGCTGGGCTCCATTAACCTGGAAGGGAAGAAGCTGACCTGGAATACAAAGCAGACCGGCGCAGTGGGGAGGATGGAAACGACGGGGCTGGAAGCCCTCATTCAGCAGGTGGAAGACAGTATCGGCTACGGCCCGTTCGCGGTTGAGCTGCTGGGTATGCTGCGTAAAGCTTACCTGGAACATTCCACCATACAGGAAGCCACGCTGAGCCTGGTAAATGACCTGTTCGGGCAATATGGGCTGGTGGTGCTGATCCCCGATAATCCGCTCTTCAAGCAGCAACTGATCCCCGTGATGGAAGAGGAGTTGTGGCAGCAAAGCTCCGCGGGGATCGTGGGGAAAACGATAGAGAAACTTGCGGAAAATTATAAAGTTCAGGCAAATCCCCGGGAGATAAATCTTTTCTATCTGAAGGATGACAAGCGGGAGCGGATCGTCAGGGATGGGGAACTGTGGAAAATCCTTCACACTTCGTTGTCATTCACCGGGGACGAATTGAAGAAAGAATTATATGAACATCCGGAGCGTTTCAGTCCTAATGTGATCCTGCGCGGGCTTCTTCAGGAAACCATCCTGCCGAATGTGGCCTTCATCGGCGGTGGCGGGGAGGTGGCTTACTGGCTGGAACTGAAGGAGCTTTTCCTTCGCCATAATGTGCCTTATCCCGTTGTATTGCTGCGCAATTCCTTTCTCTGGGTAAAGCGGGAACAGGATGAACGGCTCAAAAAGCTGAACATCTCAATAGAGGCGCTGTTCGGGGATACAGAGCTGCTGGTCAACCGTTTTGTATTTGAGCGCACCAATGCGGCGCTCGTGCTGCGCGACGAATATGCCGCTGTGGAAAAGCTGTACAATGAGATGGAGGCCAAGGCCCGGTCTATCGATATCACCCTGGTGGCTTCGGTGAATGCGGAGCGCAGCCGGGCGGTAAAATCCGTAGGCAAACTGGAGCACAAATTCCTGCGTGCGGAGAAGAAAAAGTTTGCCTGGCAGACGGACCAGATACGGGTTTTAAAGGAACAACTGTTCCCGGCCGGTTCGCTGCAGGAAAGAAAGGAGAACTTCATGCCTTATTATGCGCAATACGGGCCGCTGTTCTTCGAATATATCCTCAAAGGGCTGAAGCCGGTGACGGATCAGTTCTGTGTGATACGGGAGTGCTGA